One part of the Rutidosis leptorrhynchoides isolate AG116_Rl617_1_P2 chromosome 1, CSIRO_AGI_Rlap_v1, whole genome shotgun sequence genome encodes these proteins:
- the LOC139845688 gene encoding wall-associated receptor kinase 2-like: MNNIHLFFLLYALVITHSISQSTTPGDVITITKVANVAKPGCQSQCGNVTIPYPFGISPGCFLSTPFEVICNTTYNPPKTLISHLDIREFTDYTFRVANRVASQCYNQLGNIISDNPVMSSLRDSPFSFSQKNSFTLIGCDDFALYAGPSPKNYTTGCIALCSKPEEVVNGSCSGVGCCQTLIPKGLQYYYTSVGSMLFNHTKIWSFDPCTYSFLGETEKFTFRGVSDFKDPSFINRTIETVPRLVDWVVGNLSCSEAKSAGVLACQANSRCVDSDTGISGYRCICDKGYQGQPYLEPGCQDINECDDPDNLCEGICTNTPGNYACSCKDGYEGDGLKNGHGCTKKISQFPVIKFSLGTRLTNCVFSTFFWVYRVSDSLCEPTNPRATIALRAVLSHRTSGHERDYIFHLYRIETMISTLEG, encoded by the exons ATGAATAACATTCATTTGTTTTTCTTATTGTATGCCTTAGTAATCACACATTCTATATCACAATCCACCACTCCTGGTGATGTCATCACCATCACAAAAGTGGCCAACGTAGCGAAACCCGGCTGTCAAAGCCAATGTGGAAACGTGACAATACCATATCCTTTTGGTATCAGTCCAGGCTGCTTTTTAAGCACCCCATTCGAAGTCATTTGCAACACCACTTACAATCCCCCAAAGACCTTAATCAGCCATCTCGATATCCGTGAATTCACAGACTATACTTTTCGAGTGGCCAACAGAGTCGCAAGCCAATGTTACAATCAACTAGGAAACATTATATCTGACAATCCTGTCATGTCAAGTCTCCGCGACTCACCTTTCTCGTTTTCACAAAAAAATAGTTTCACTTTAATTGGGTGTGATGATTTTGCCTTATATGCTGGCCCATCACCTAAAAACTACACCACCGGCTGCATTGCACTGTGTTCAAAGCCTGAAGAGGTGGTCAACGGCTCATGTTCCGGTGTCGGATGTTGTCAAACATTGATTCCAAAGGGACTTCAGTATTATTACACTTCTGTTGGTAGTATGCTTTTTAACCACACCAAAATCTGGTCTTTTGATCCCTGTACGTACTCGTTTTTGGGTGAGACCGAAAAGTTTACATTTCGTGGGGTGTCGGATTTTAAAGATCCCAGCTTTATTAACAGGACCATCGAAACTGTTCCGAGGTTGGTTGATTGGGTGGTTGGGAACTTGAGCTGTAGTGAGGCTAAAAGTGCAGGTGTGTTAGCTTGTCAAGCAAATAGTCGATGTGTCGACTCGGATACAGGGATCTCTGGTTACAGATGCATCTGCGATAAGGGTTATCAGGGTCAGCCTTATCTTGAACCAGGTTGCCAAG ATATCAATGAATGTGACGATCCTGATAATCTTTGTGAGGGGATATGTACTAACACTCCTGGAAATTATGCATGCAGTTGCAAAGACGGTTACGAAGGAGATGGCCTGAAAAACGGACATGGATGTACTAAGAAAATCTCACAGTTTCCGGTTATCAAGTTCTCTCTAGGTACGAGATTGACCAATTGTGTTTTTTCAACTTTTTTTTGGGTATACCGGGTTTCTGACTCGCTTTGCGAGCCGACTAATCCCAGGGCGACTATCGCTTTGCGGGCAGTCCTGAGTCATCGAACCTCGGGCCATGAGAGGGATTATATTTTTCATCTTTATAGAATCGAAACCATGATCTCCACTTTAGAAGGGTAG